GGATCGGGTCCGTGACCACGACGGTACAGGTTGCCGCACGGTGACCCACCAGTTGGGGGCGCGGAACTGATTTTGGGGACCGCGACATGCTGTCCCTCCCGCAGATCCCATCCGATCCGTTCGGGTTTGCCAGATGGCCCGTCCCGGATCAGTCCGTGACCTCCTCGGTCAACGGCGCAGTGCGGGCACGCCCCCGCCAGCGTCCGATCTCCGGCACCAGCAGCAGCGTTGCGAGCACAATGAGCGCGGCGCAGAAATAGCCGAGCACGGACAGCGGGAACCGCTGAATCCACTGGAAGGCGACCAGCGGCGCAACGACACCGCGGACCCCCGTGAGAAAGGTGTGCACGCTCATGTAGTCGGCGATCCGTTCCGGCGGGGCGAATTTGGTGACCCACAGGCCCCAGGCCACGTCGCCGCCAGCGTTGGAGATTCCGTAGATGACGGCGCCGGTCACGAGGCCCGCGGTGCTGTCGCTGGTGAAGAACGCGAGGATGCCGGCGGCAAAGCCAATGTTCAGCGCGATCCGCAGGGCGAAAAAATTGATCCGGTCGAACAGCCAGCCCCAGACCGGGTTCATCACGAGGCGGGCCAGGTTGGGGATCACACCCGTCAGCACGGCGATGGTGGCGGCGGACTTGGCGAGACCGTAGGCGGGATTGCCCAGGTACTCGATGCGCATGGGCAACATCATGAGATTCGCGAACCCCATGAACATCCACACGATGAGTGTCTGGCGGAACAACCGGTCGTCACGCACGAACCGGAGCGCGTGCAGCGGGTGCGAGCCTGCGGACCGGGGCAGGGGGCCGGACGGAATCCGCCGGACCGCCCATGCGGAGACGAGGAAGGCCGCGGCGAAGGCCAGGAGGAGCATCGGGAATCCGTCCGGACGCCAGTCAAGGAAGCGTCCGCCCGTCCACGAAAACAGCAGCGCGGCTCCGATCCGGAGCATGAAGGACCGCGCGTAGAGGCGGCCACGGTCGCTTTCCGGGTAGTTGTCGTGGTACACCTGCGTCATCAGCGGGATCACCGCTGAGCTCATGGTCATGGCCACCATGCCGGCGGGCACGAAGATCCCGAGGGTTGGGAAAGCGGCTGCGAGTGCGCATGCCGCCGCCCCGACCAGAAAGAGGCGCGCCACGCCGCTCGTCGCGTTCCATCCGCAGGCGGTCACCAGCAGCACGGCCACCGGGGAGACCAGGAGGCCGACGCTGCCTCCAGCCGCCACCAGCGCCTTGCCGGTGGCGCCTGCGGCGAGATTTTTGACCGCGATCAGCAGCAGAAACGTGTTCGCCGCGGACTCCAGGACACCGGCGCAAACCATGCGACCGCAGTCCTGCCGGAAGGTGATACGGGCGCGGTCGGCGGGCGACACGTCGCCGAGCATGGAACGAGTTCCGCGCCATGTCATGGTTCATTGGCGGTGTCCCCCTGACCGTCGGATGGCGCGGCGAGGGTCCTTGGTTCCAATCCTGGTCGGGAACCTCCTGGTAAACCCAAACGCCCGTGGATCGCCTGGGTTCGGTAGTGGTGTGTTTCACCGCGCCCCATTTCAAGTTCGCTGCGTCGGGGAACGTGGGAATCACTCGCCCGTTGGAACTTTCCCCGTTCTCTGCATCGCACCACCCGCGCCCAGCGGCAGCAGTTACGGACACGGCGGAACGCGTCGCCACCAGTGGCTGCGACCACTGACCTGTCCCTTTGTCACCCGGTTGGAAGGCGCAAAGGGACAGGTCATCTGCGACGCACAGAGGGACAGGTCAATGGCGCCCATTTCCGGCCATTTGGCCATCCCACTTGCCGGCGGGGTGGGCGACACGTTCTGCTGAACGCCATGCAGCAGGCGGTGACGGAGTTGGTCGTCTCCACCCGGGGACGCGGCCTTCATGAGATCACGGACCGGGTGTCCGATTGGGTGAGCCGCTCCGGCATCGCCACCGGGCTTTGCACCCTGTTTCTCCGGCATACTTCCGCATCACTGCTGATCCAGGAGAACGCCGATCCGGACGTGCAACGCGATCTCGACGCTTTTTTCGCCTCCCTCGTTCCCGATGGCCACCGCGGGTTCATCCATACGGCCGAAGGTCCCGACGACATGCCGGCACACGTGCGGACAGCCCTCACTTCGGTCCAGGTCAGCATCCCGGTGACCGGAGGGGCGCTGGCCTTGGGCACCTGGCAGGGGCTCTACGTCTGGGAACATCGTCGGGATTCTCATCGTCGGCGTGTCGTTCTGCACCTGATTGGCGAACCCACCGCAGCCTGAGCCCCGGACCGGACTCGGCCCCGTGCGGCGGAGGGAAGACCCTGACTGATGGGTGAGACTTCCGATGAATGTACGCGCCACCGGGAGTTGGGCCGGTGGGGACTCCACACGCGTACGCGGACCGTCCCCCCATTGGAAGGGGGGGCGGAGTCCCACCAGCGGGTGAGGTCGGTGGGGCGAGGCTCCTGCCGAGCCGTGCGTGCAACTGCAAGCCGGGCTTGAGGGGACTCCACACGCCGGCTCCGCGGAGCGTCCCCACCGGGATGGACGAGTTGGTGGGAAGGGGGTTGCCTCGGGGCAACTCCGGCTTTGCGCCTCGGGGAGTTCGTTGTTTGACTGACGTCCTCAGGATGAACCGACGCACCTTCCTTCTCCTTGCGGCCGTGGCCGCCGCCGCCGGCTGCTCCAGCAGGGAAAAGCGGGTTCCCTACATCCGCGTCGAGGACTACCAGACCTACCAGTCCGGCGATCCCGAGATCCGCATCGCCTGTGTCGGCGACAGCATCACCTATGGCGCCACCATTCCTGACCGCGAAAAGGCGTGTTACCCGGAACAACTCGCCAAACTGCTTGGTCCCCGGTTCACCGTGCGCAATTTCGGGGTGAACGGGGCGACGGCCTCGCGGGATGGGGATCTCCCGTGGGTCGGCACCCCGGCCTTCCAGGAGCTGGAGGCATTTCGACCCGAGGTGGTGATCCTCATGCTCGGTACCAACGATACCAAGCCCCAGAACTGGAAGGGCCGCGAGGCGTTCCTGAGCGAGTACCGCTCCTTGATCGCCACCCTGCGTGCCGTCAAATCACGACCCAAGATCTGGGCCGCGTTTCCGCCTCCGGTGTACAAGGATGAGTGGGGCATCAATGCGGAGACGCTGGACGAGGTGATCGAGGCCACCGAGGTGGCCTGCGACCGGGACCGCGTGCCGGTCATTGACATCAACGACGCGCTCTCAGGGCACGCCGCGATGTTTCCCGACGGCGTCCATCCCAACGCCGTCGGGGCTGAGTTGATCGCGACCACGGTGTACCAGGCGGTGCGTCCCTGAATCGTGGATTGCCCGTGGCGCGGACGCGGTGATCAGGCGATGAGGTCCCGGACCACCTGGCCGTGGACGTCGGTCAGGCGGAAGTCGCGGCCCTGGAAGCGGAAGGTCAGCCGTTCGTGATCGAGGCCCAGCAGGTGCAGCAGCGTGGCGTGGAGGTCGTGAACGTGGACGCGGTCGCGGACCGCGTTGAATCCCAGTTCGTCGGTTTCCCCGACCACGTGACCCGCCTTCACCCCGCCGCCGGCGAGCCATACGGTGAAGGCGTCAATGTGATGATTGCGCCCGGTCTTCTCCCGGTTTTCCCCCATGGGCGTGCGACCGAACTCTCCGCCCCAGAGGACCAGGGTCTCATCCAGAAGCCCGTGAGCCTTGAGGTCCTTCACCAGGGCCGCACCGCCCTGGTCCACCTCACGGCAAACCTTCTCGAAGTCGTCCTCCAGATTTTCGCCGGGACCGCCGTGACTGTCCCAGTTGGTGTGATACAGCTGAACAAACCGCACCCCCCGTTCGACCAGCCGCCGCGCCAGCAGGCAGTTGCGGGCAAAGGACGGGCGATCGCGGGACACGCCGTACAACGCCAACGTGGCCGCGGACTCCCGGTCCAGGCTCATCGCCTCCGGGGCGGCCGTCTGCATGCGGTAGGCCATCTCATAGGCCGCGATTCGGGTGGCAATCTCGGGATCTCCGGTGTCCACGAGATGACGGAGGTTGAGGTCCTGGACGGCGTCGAGAACGCGCCGCTGCCGCACGGGGCCGTACGCCTCCGGGGTGGCGAGGTTCAGGATCGGCTCGCCCTGGCTGCGGAGCGGAACGCCCTGAAAAGCGGTGGGCAGGAAACCGCTGCCCCAGTTGACCGCGCCGCCCCGGGGTCCGCGGGGTCCGCTCTGGAGCACGACGAACCCCGGCAGGTTGTCCGCCGCGCTGCCCAGACCGTAGGTGACCCAGGAACCCAGGCTGGGTCGCCCGAACTGCGCCGATCCGCTGTTCATGAACAGCTTGGCCGGTGCGTGGTTGAACACGTCGGTGGCGCAGGAGCGGACGAAGGTGACGTCGTCCACGATCGAGGCCGTGTGCGGGAACAGTTCGCTCACCCACATCCCGGATTGCCCGTGCTGACGGAACGGCCGCCGCGTGCCGAGCAGGGTGCTGCGGTCCTTGAACGAACTGTCCATGAATGCGAAGCGCTTGCCCTCCAGATAGGAGTCGGGGATGGATTGCCCGTTGAGCGCGACGAGGCGGGGCTTGTAGTCGAAGAGCTCCAGCTGGGAGGGGCCACCCGCCATGAAGAGGTAAATGACATTGCGCGTCCGCGGCGGATGGTGGGCGGGACGGAGCGCCAGGGGATGGGGGGCCGCGGCGCCGAGCCGTCCGGGCGAGAGCAGCGAGGCCAGCGCGACGGATCCCAGGCCGAGGCCGCAGCGGCTGAAAAAGTGGCGGCGGGTGCCCGCCAAAAGCCGCTCCTGTTTCGCCGGCGTGTCCTGAGCGTTCATTCGCGTGTGATGGTTTCGTCGAGGTTGAGGAGGACGCGTGACACCGTGATCCACGCGGTGCGTTCGTCACCCTCCCGGCATTCCTCGTTGAGCAGGGCGGCGAGCCGCCCGCGTTCGGCGGGGGTCGGCGATCGTCCGAGCGTCCAGCGCCAGGCATCATTGAGGCGACGATGCGGCGGTGATTCTCGAAGGATCCGGTCGGCCAGCCCTTGGGCAAATTCGAGAAACGCGGCGTCATTGAGCAGGGTCAGCGCCTGCAGCGGCGTGTTCGACCGCAGGCGCCGGGTGCATGCGCTGAAGGCGTCGGGAGCGTCGAAGACCGTGAGCGCCGGATGGGGCGTTGCCCGCCAGCGGAAGGTGTACAGGCCGCGACGGAAACGGTCACTCCCCTCGCTCGGTTTCCATTCCCGCCGGGACTGCCCCAAGGCCATCACGCCGTCGGGCTGGGGTGGGAACACCGGCGGTCCACCGATTCGGGGGTCCAGCAATCCGCTGGAGGCGAGGGCCACGTCGCGCACGCCCTCCGCCTCCAGTCGCAGGCGGCTCTGGCGTCCCACGAGGCGGTTCAACGGATCCGGGGAGTCGTCCGCAGGGCCCACCGCGGACGTCTGCCGGTAGGTGGCGGAGGTGACGATCAACCGGTGCAGGTGTTTCAGGCTCCACGGCGCCGGATGTCCGGCATCCCCGTCGCCCGAAAGCTCGGTGGCCAGCCAGTCGAGAAGCTCCGGATGCGTGGGCGGAATGCCCTGGGTGCCGAAATCATTCTCCGTCTCCACGAGGCCGCGTCCGAAGTAGTGCTGCCACATCCGGTTGACCATCACCCGGGCCGTCAGGGGGTGTCCTGGCGCCGTCAGCCACCGCGCCAGATCGAGGCGGTCGGGGCGCCGGACGTCCGCCCCTGTTGCGGGAGGCATCGGAGGAAGAACCGCAGGGAGCCCGGGGTCCACCGGCGCGCCGGGACGGGTGAAGTCCCCTTTGATGAAGACCACGGATTGGCGCGGATCGGGGCGCTCCTGCAGCACCAGGGTCGCCGGGAGGACGGGGGCGGCCCGGCGCGCCGCGCGCAAACGCTCGTGGAGGGCGGCGTACTCCGCGTCGGTCGCCAGAAATCCCTTCAGCGCGATCTCCCGCTGGGCTGGAGTCCGGTGCTCCGGCAGCAGCCCGAGCACATTTCGAACCTCTAGGGGCAGGGCATCCCGGGAGGCCTGCGTCAGGTCCGACTCCCAGTCCGCAAATCCCGCCGACACGATCGCCGCCCGGGCCTCCAGGGCCTCCTGCAACTGGTGGGTGGCGGCCGTGACCGCATCGCGGGCGGCGAACGCCTCGGGCAGGCCCGTCTCCAGCGCTGTTTCCTCCTGGTCATTGAAGAAGGCGTAGAGCGCAAAGTACTCGCGCTGGCTGATCGGATCGAATTTGTGATCGTGGCACTGGGCGCACGCGAGGGTCAGCCCAAGGAGCACGGAGCCGGTCGTATTGACGCGATCGAGCACGGCCTCGATGCGGAACTGCTCGGGATCAATGCCGCCCTCTTCGTTGAACTGGGTGTTGCGGTGAAAACCGGTGGCCACACGTTGGGACGGCGTCGCGCCGGTGCGCAGGTCGCCGGCGAGCTGGTCCGTGACGAACTCATCGTACGGCTGGTCCCGGTTGAGCGCGGCGACCACCCAGTCGCGCCACGGCCACAGCGTTCGCGGCGCATCAATGCTGTAGCCGTTGGAATCGGCGTATCGGGCGGCGTCCAGCCAGTGCCGGCCCCAGCGCTCCCCGTGGTGTGGGGAGGCGAGCAGACGGTCCACGGCGCGTTCATAGGCGTCGGGACGCGGATCCGACAGGACGGCGTCCAGGGCCTCCGCGGAGGGCGGCACGCCGGTAAGGTCGAGGGCGACCCGGCGGAGCAGGGTGGCTCGCGGGGCCTCGGGTGAGGGGGCGATGCCGGCGGCTTCGAGGCGCTCGAGGATGAAGCGATCCACTGGATTCCGGACCCATGAGGCGTCAAGGACGGTCGGCGGTTTCGGGCGTTGGGGCGGTACAAAGGCCCAGTGGATGTGAACTCCGGGCCGCTCGTCCGGGGGGGCTTCCGCCCCGGCGTCAATCCAGGCCCGGAACTGTTCCACGAGGGCGGTGTCGAGCGGTGGTTTGCGATACGGCATCGCCGCCACCTCGGGGTGTGCGTCGGTGAGCACCTGGAACAGGAGGCTGCCGGTGGCGTCTCCGGGCACAAAAGCCGGGCCGTGCGTGCCACCGCTGCGGGCGGCCGCCGCGGTGTCGAGGCGCAGTTCCGACTTCGGCTGGTGGGCGCCGTGGCAGGAGACGCAGTGCGCAGTCAGCACCGGTTTGATGTCGCGGAGATACTCCACCGCGCCGAGGGCCGCCGGGGGCCACGCGGCGGCAGTGAGCAGCAGGCAGCGCAGCGGAGACATCAGGGATCAGTCTATCCCGGAGGAGGCTATTCCACGAGCGCGATTTGCTTTCGTCTTGGAAACGCCGCAGCAACCCCAGGGGACGTTCCAATCCGGGACGTGCCGGCACAGACGCTGACGGGAGGCGTGGGCACGGACCAGGCGACGCTGTCCTTCGCCAGCCCGGAGAGCGGGCTGGTCGAAGGCATACAGGTGAGCGGTCCGGGACTCTAAAGCGCTCCATGTGCTCGCGCTGATGAACAATGTCATCGGCGGCAACATGGCGTTGATTCATGGCCACGTGGGCCAGAGATCCCGATGCGGATGGTTGTCGTTGTTCCAACGACGTCTTGCGAAATCCGTCAACTGAAATAGCGATCGCAATCGGTGGTGCTCAACATGCCCGTCCACAAACCCCACATTCCACCTGCCACCGTGACGCCGATTCATGCTTGCCCCGGTTTCCCGCCACCGCTCGTGATTCACGAAGGGCGTCGGGCGTCCGAGGACCACGGACACGGCCGGGTGAATGAATCCCTCAGACAGATCGGTGTTTCCGGCCAGATCTCCCGAGGCGGAGCGAACGGGGATCCGCTCCAATGGAGTGTCCGCAACTGCGATCATGTCACTGGGGCTCACGACTTCGCTGTCTCGGACGGGCCGGACATCTTCGGGCGTCTGCCAACCCTCCTCACGCATATTCACCCCGCCCAGGCCGAGACTCGGCTTGTGATTCTTGCTTCCGACTCCCCTCCAATTATAGCCATAGCTTCCCCAGGGGTACTTGCGGGGCA
This genomic stretch from Verrucomicrobiia bacterium harbors:
- a CDS encoding MFS transporter, with the protein product MLGDVSPADRARITFRQDCGRMVCAGVLESAANTFLLLIAVKNLAAGATGKALVAAGGSVGLLVSPVAVLLVTACGWNATSGVARLFLVGAAACALAAAFPTLGIFVPAGMVAMTMSSAVIPLMTQVYHDNYPESDRGRLYARSFMLRIGAALLFSWTGGRFLDWRPDGFPMLLLAFAAAFLVSAWAVRRIPSGPLPRSAGSHPLHALRFVRDDRLFRQTLIVWMFMGFANLMMLPMRIEYLGNPAYGLAKSAATIAVLTGVIPNLARLVMNPVWGWLFDRINFFALRIALNIGFAAGILAFFTSDSTAGLVTGAVIYGISNAGGDVAWGLWVTKFAPPERIADYMSVHTFLTGVRGVVAPLVAFQWIQRFPLSVLGYFCAALIVLATLLLVPEIGRWRGRARTAPLTEEVTD
- a CDS encoding DUF1501 domain-containing protein, with the translated sequence MNAQDTPAKQERLLAGTRRHFFSRCGLGLGSVALASLLSPGRLGAAAPHPLALRPAHHPPRTRNVIYLFMAGGPSQLELFDYKPRLVALNGQSIPDSYLEGKRFAFMDSSFKDRSTLLGTRRPFRQHGQSGMWVSELFPHTASIVDDVTFVRSCATDVFNHAPAKLFMNSGSAQFGRPSLGSWVTYGLGSAADNLPGFVVLQSGPRGPRGGAVNWGSGFLPTAFQGVPLRSQGEPILNLATPEAYGPVRQRRVLDAVQDLNLRHLVDTGDPEIATRIAAYEMAYRMQTAAPEAMSLDRESAATLALYGVSRDRPSFARNCLLARRLVERGVRFVQLYHTNWDSHGGPGENLEDDFEKVCREVDQGGAALVKDLKAHGLLDETLVLWGGEFGRTPMGENREKTGRNHHIDAFTVWLAGGGVKAGHVVGETDELGFNAVRDRVHVHDLHATLLHLLGLDHERLTFRFQGRDFRLTDVHGQVVRDLIA
- a CDS encoding secondary thiamine-phosphate synthase enzyme YjbQ, whose protein sequence is MQQAVTELVVSTRGRGLHEITDRVSDWVSRSGIATGLCTLFLRHTSASLLIQENADPDVQRDLDAFFASLVPDGHRGFIHTAEGPDDMPAHVRTALTSVQVSIPVTGGALALGTWQGLYVWEHRRDSHRRRVVLHLIGEPTAA
- a CDS encoding PSD1 domain-containing protein yields the protein MSPLRCLLLTAAAWPPAALGAVEYLRDIKPVLTAHCVSCHGAHQPKSELRLDTAAAARSGGTHGPAFVPGDATGSLLFQVLTDAHPEVAAMPYRKPPLDTALVEQFRAWIDAGAEAPPDERPGVHIHWAFVPPQRPKPPTVLDASWVRNPVDRFILERLEAAGIAPSPEAPRATLLRRVALDLTGVPPSAEALDAVLSDPRPDAYERAVDRLLASPHHGERWGRHWLDAARYADSNGYSIDAPRTLWPWRDWVVAALNRDQPYDEFVTDQLAGDLRTGATPSQRVATGFHRNTQFNEEGGIDPEQFRIEAVLDRVNTTGSVLLGLTLACAQCHDHKFDPISQREYFALYAFFNDQEETALETGLPEAFAARDAVTAATHQLQEALEARAAIVSAGFADWESDLTQASRDALPLEVRNVLGLLPEHRTPAQREIALKGFLATDAEYAALHERLRAARRAAPVLPATLVLQERPDPRQSVVFIKGDFTRPGAPVDPGLPAVLPPMPPATGADVRRPDRLDLARWLTAPGHPLTARVMVNRMWQHYFGRGLVETENDFGTQGIPPTHPELLDWLATELSGDGDAGHPAPWSLKHLHRLIVTSATYRQTSAVGPADDSPDPLNRLVGRQSRLRLEAEGVRDVALASSGLLDPRIGGPPVFPPQPDGVMALGQSRREWKPSEGSDRFRRGLYTFRWRATPHPALTVFDAPDAFSACTRRLRSNTPLQALTLLNDAAFLEFAQGLADRILRESPPHRRLNDAWRWTLGRSPTPAERGRLAALLNEECREGDERTAWITVSRVLLNLDETITRE